In Streptomyces pluripotens, the genomic window CGGAGGCCGAGGCCACCGCCCAGACAGGCCATCAGGTAGGCCACCACCGGGGTGACGGCCCCGTAACTGAATCCGTCGACCGTCCCTCGCATCCGCGGCTGCCCTTCCGCCCTCTTGCGTCCCGGAATACCTGCAATGTGCCCCCGTCCCAGGACCGCTCGGGCGGTCAGGGTTGTCGCAGAGAGTATGACCCCCACCGGAATGGTCGAACGATTTTCCGGCAAAGAAACGCGCTCTGGCCACGGTTGTGCGGTGTCAGTGAGCGGACTTGGACATCTCCATGCCATGAGCGGCCATGGCGCGCCCAGGTGATGCTGACCCTCTGCTGTCAATCTGGAACCGTCCGTATTCGCTCGACGCGAGGAGTCTGCATGCACGTGCGCGTGGTTGCCGCCTTGGTCATCGCGGCCCTGGGGACAGTGGCGGTCCTGCTGAGCCCGACCTCCGACGCCCGGGCGGGCGAGGCCGGTGCCCCCGCGGTGATCGCCCACCGGGGAGCCTCCGCCTACGCCCCCGAGAACACGCTCGCCGCGATCGACAAGGCAGCGCAGCTGGGCCTGTCCTGGGTGGAGAACGACGTCCAGCGCACGAAGGACGGGCAACTGGTCGTCATCCACGACGACAGCCTGCGACGCACCACGAACGTCAAGGACGTCTACCCCGGTCGGGCGCCCTGGAAGGTGAAGGACTTCACCGCCGCCGAAATCGCCCGGCTGGACGCGGGCAGCTGGTTCTCCCCAGCGTACGCGGGCACGCGGATCCCGACGCTGGAGCGGTACATGCGCCGTGTGGAGCACAACCACGAGAAGCTGCTCCTGGAGCTCAAGAGCCCGGAACTGTACCCGGGCATCGAGCAGCAGACCCTCAGGCTCCTCGGGAAGGAGGGTTGGCTGGACCGCGGCCACCTCGGGCGGCTCATCGTGCAGAGCTTCAGCTCCGACAGCGTGCGGACCGTCCACGACCTGGAGCCCGAGGTCACCACTGCCTATCTGGGGACACCCAGCGTGGCACAGTTGCACGACTACGCGCGTTTCAGTGATCTGATCAACCCACCGTACGGGGCGCTCTCCAAGGGGTACGTCGCGGCCGTGCAGACCTTCAAAGGGCCGCACGGCCGGCAGCTGGGTGTGTTCGCGTGGACGGTGAACGACGCAGCCACCGCGCGCGAGGTCGCCGCCTACGGCGTCGACGGGATGATCACCAACAAGCCCGACGTGGTGCGGTCGGCAGTGGCTTCGGGCTGAGCTGGGCGGGCATTGTCAGTGGCGGGCCGTACCGTGGGGCTCATGGACAGCCATGGGCAGGATGAGCAGCGGGTCGTGTGGGCCGTCATCGCCAGCGACATCGGCCCGCTGATGCTGGCGGCGAGTCGGGACGGACTGGTCAACGTCGTCTTCCACGCCACGGACGCAGTACGCGACCGGGCCCTGGAGGCGCTGGCGGCCCGGCTGGGCACCGAGCCGGTGGAGGATCCGCGCTCGCCCTTGCTGGCCGAGGCGATACGCCAACTGCGGGCGTACTTCTCGGGTGGGCGGAAAGGATTCGAGTTGCCGCTGGACTGGTCGCTGGTCTCCGGCTTCAACCGGCAGGTGCTGCGTGAACTGGCTTCCGGGGTGCCGTACGGCACCGTCGTGGGGTACGGCGATCTCGCGGGGCGGGTTGGGCAGCCCGGCGGTGCACAGGCGGTCGGCGCGGCGATGGGCGCCAATCCGCTTCCGGTGGTGGTGCCGTGCCATCGAGTGGTGGAGAGCGACGGCGGTATCGGCGGTTTCGGAGGCGGGCTGGAGACCAAGCGGAAACTGCTGGCCCTGGAGGGTGTGCTGCCCGAGCCGCTGTTCT contains:
- a CDS encoding glycerophosphodiester phosphodiesterase, which encodes MHVRVVAALVIAALGTVAVLLSPTSDARAGEAGAPAVIAHRGASAYAPENTLAAIDKAAQLGLSWVENDVQRTKDGQLVVIHDDSLRRTTNVKDVYPGRAPWKVKDFTAAEIARLDAGSWFSPAYAGTRIPTLERYMRRVEHNHEKLLLELKSPELYPGIEQQTLRLLGKEGWLDRGHLGRLIVQSFSSDSVRTVHDLEPEVTTAYLGTPSVAQLHDYARFSDLINPPYGALSKGYVAAVQTFKGPHGRQLGVFAWTVNDAATAREVAAYGVDGMITNKPDVVRSAVASG
- a CDS encoding methylated-DNA--[protein]-cysteine S-methyltransferase, which translates into the protein MDSHGQDEQRVVWAVIASDIGPLMLAASRDGLVNVVFHATDAVRDRALEALAARLGTEPVEDPRSPLLAEAIRQLRAYFSGGRKGFELPLDWSLVSGFNRQVLRELASGVPYGTVVGYGDLAGRVGQPGGAQAVGAAMGANPLPVVVPCHRVVESDGGIGGFGGGLETKRKLLALEGVLPEPLF